A window from Methylococcus mesophilus encodes these proteins:
- a CDS encoding RnfH family protein has product MTGPAEGIRVEVAYARPDVQVIVPVRVAEGSSAAAAIEASGLLDKFPEIDLAANKIGIFGKACGADQPLKQGDRVEIYRPLIADPKESRRQRAAKKGEEKA; this is encoded by the coding sequence ATGACGGGCCCAGCCGAAGGCATCCGCGTCGAAGTCGCTTACGCCCGGCCCGACGTCCAGGTCATTGTGCCGGTCCGCGTCGCAGAGGGAAGCTCCGCAGCGGCGGCCATCGAGGCCTCGGGATTGCTGGATAAATTCCCGGAAATCGACCTTGCGGCGAACAAGATCGGCATCTTCGGCAAGGCTTGCGGTGCAGATCAACCCTTGAAGCAGGGCGACCGGGTGGAGATCTACCGGCCACTGATCGCCGACCCGAAGGAATCGCGCCGCCAGCGGGCGGCCAAGAAGGGCGAAGAGAAAGCCTAG
- a CDS encoding outer membrane protein assembly factor BamE has translation MQPHRTIISLIAVLPLAACTYVDRIPFLYHLDIHQGNIVSQEMVDQLKPGMNKRQVTFIMGTPLTVSPFHDNRWDYLYSNQPGGEDRLQRRISLMFDQDELVGLQGDFKPGELPSLDASKDVNLDIPKIERDQSLWGHIKSWFGNG, from the coding sequence ATGCAACCACATCGTACCATAATCTCCCTGATCGCCGTTCTTCCGCTGGCCGCGTGCACCTACGTTGACCGAATCCCCTTTCTTTATCACCTGGACATTCATCAGGGGAATATCGTCTCCCAGGAAATGGTGGACCAGCTCAAACCCGGTATGAACAAGCGTCAGGTGACGTTCATCATGGGGACGCCGCTCACGGTGAGCCCATTCCATGACAACCGCTGGGACTACCTTTATTCCAACCAGCCGGGCGGCGAAGATCGCCTGCAGCGTCGGATATCGCTCATGTTCGACCAGGACGAACTGGTCGGCCTCCAGGGCGACTTCAAGCCGGGCGAACTGCCCTCCCTGGACGCCAGCAAGGATGTGAACCTCGACATCCCCAAGATCGAGCGGGACCAGAGTCTGTGGGGACACATCAAGAGCTGGTTCGGCAACGGCTAG